In one Candidatus Nitronereus thalassa genomic region, the following are encoded:
- a CDS encoding CDP-alcohol phosphatidyltransferase family protein: MTTPKNTRVWDSAAGNREYSLSIILNIPNSLTILRILLIPVIVGFLVYGHVDYALWTLIFAAITDALDGSIARLANQKTEFGAYLDPLADKLLLMTLFITFSLLDLLPAWSVILVVSRDAILLTGTLLARLTDTAIDYAPSVLGKATTLFQLAYIILVLEFFSRQLNPALLDPLLYTMSILTVGSGLHYIVRSVNTMNAPSGGA; this comes from the coding sequence TTGACAACACCTAAAAACACCAGAGTGTGGGACTCGGCGGCGGGCAATCGGGAGTATTCTCTCTCGATTATCCTCAATATTCCTAACAGCCTGACGATTCTCCGGATTTTATTGATTCCGGTAATTGTTGGGTTTTTAGTGTACGGCCATGTTGATTATGCGCTGTGGACGTTGATCTTCGCGGCCATTACCGATGCACTGGATGGGAGCATTGCGCGCCTGGCGAATCAGAAAACGGAATTTGGAGCCTATCTGGATCCCTTGGCCGATAAGCTCTTACTCATGACCCTGTTTATCACGTTTTCTTTGCTGGATCTGCTGCCAGCCTGGAGCGTGATTCTGGTCGTGAGCCGCGATGCAATCTTGCTGACGGGGACTCTGCTTGCCCGCTTGACGGATACCGCGATCGATTATGCGCCCTCGGTGTTAGGGAAGGCGACCACCCTGTTTCAATTGGCCTATATCATTTTGGTCCTCGAGTTCTTTTCTCGCCAGCTTAATCCGGCTCTATTAGATCCGCTGTTGTATACCATGAGTATTTTGACCGTGGGCTCTGGCCTTCATTATATTGTACGTAGTGTCAATACGATGAATGCTCCCAGTGGGGGAGCCTAA
- a CDS encoding DUF3365 domain-containing protein has protein sequence MNLKTTVLPALALLVGIGIGWGISMQDSPENHIPARTAADYLHAVIEADRTFYTQHIVERMEAMLIVTASEEWVQEKTLPLPVQFLREASRSLDLREAPIRYRLIGSWPLNAGNKPVSNQERQMLDQVVKFGEVVESEVTINDRRYFQAIYPDRAVSRACVSCHNTHADSPKRDFKLNDVMGGLVIEVPLE, from the coding sequence ATGAACCTGAAAACAACCGTACTTCCGGCTCTCGCCCTCTTAGTAGGGATAGGGATTGGGTGGGGAATCAGTATGCAAGATTCTCCAGAGAATCATATTCCAGCCAGGACGGCTGCGGATTACCTCCATGCCGTCATTGAAGCCGATCGAACCTTTTACACGCAACATATCGTGGAGCGAATGGAGGCCATGCTTATCGTCACCGCTTCCGAGGAATGGGTGCAGGAGAAAACCCTCCCATTGCCCGTGCAGTTCCTTCGGGAGGCCTCCCGCAGCTTGGACCTTCGGGAGGCCCCCATTCGTTACCGGCTCATCGGTTCGTGGCCACTCAATGCGGGGAATAAACCAGTGTCGAACCAGGAACGGCAGATGTTGGATCAAGTCGTGAAGTTTGGCGAAGTGGTGGAAAGCGAAGTGACGATTAACGACAGGCGCTACTTTCAGGCCATCTATCCCGATCGCGCTGTCAGCCGAGCCTGCGTGTCGTGTCACAACACGCATGCCGATTCTCCCAAGCGGGATTTCAAATTAAATGATGTGATGGGCGGCTTAGTTATAGAAGTGCCGCTGGAGTAA
- a CDS encoding ATP-binding protein has protein sequence MKFFGRFNNLPIERKLLLVSCIPILALGLLSVVTFNSVQTFSQDEDRLNKVYHVQTTAAEYMRLIVDLETGFRGFVLTLQPKFLKPYNAAKQRVLQVGQTLAQMVKPDLDQHQEILKVQSLVLALMEDKDRLIERAKNGHPKEAVQYIETGTGRQVMLAIREEMANFDRREVEILRDTLERTSNDRAYLLSVIIGGGSLALIPMVLVLRLLAQSIAGPLVTLAKTVENRSGGTIPEVQVLDRGDEIGDLTRAMHEMSQQIREYIAQVQKSEAELRSLNIDLSTSESKYRGIVDHAPFGIFTAKQGKIIFSNRHNWVLAGRQPDDTPDPEEIWDAIHPEDREQVFQKFSEASANHVPFESVYRFLHPNGTIHRILSRAIPIQDSEGHELLYQGFNVDITALENMREKLNRSEKLATLGQVAAGIAHEIRNPLVGIGSTTSLLMDDFSPKDPQYEDLSTILKETRRLDRIVNQIVEYARPRELNPTAFDMPALVKETMELIDTSIAQKQIHTTFAFGAELHDLEADRDQIKQILLNAFQNAIDALPLDGTLHVEVKENTRGGMKGTVTNIQDNGKGIPPEDLIKIFDPFFTSGKERGTGLGLAICRNIIEAHGGQIRATSELGVGTVLSIWLPLTIQPQTPMVS, from the coding sequence ATGAAATTTTTTGGACGTTTCAATAATCTCCCCATTGAGAGAAAACTTCTTCTCGTATCGTGCATTCCCATTCTGGCTCTGGGTTTGCTCAGCGTAGTCACCTTCAATAGTGTGCAAACCTTTTCGCAAGATGAAGATCGCCTCAATAAGGTCTACCATGTGCAAACCACCGCGGCCGAATACATGCGGCTCATTGTCGATTTGGAAACGGGATTCCGCGGATTCGTCCTGACTCTCCAACCAAAATTTCTTAAGCCCTACAATGCCGCCAAGCAGCGAGTCCTTCAAGTCGGCCAAACCCTCGCCCAAATGGTGAAACCGGATTTAGACCAGCATCAAGAAATTCTCAAGGTTCAATCTCTCGTCCTCGCGCTGATGGAAGATAAAGACCGATTAATTGAACGAGCCAAAAATGGCCATCCCAAGGAAGCCGTTCAATATATTGAAACCGGAACCGGACGACAGGTCATGCTCGCCATTCGGGAAGAGATGGCCAACTTCGATCGTCGTGAAGTCGAGATACTTCGGGATACCCTGGAGAGGACCAGCAATGACCGCGCCTATCTCCTGAGCGTCATTATCGGGGGAGGCTCGCTGGCTCTGATTCCCATGGTGCTCGTCTTACGTCTGTTGGCCCAGTCGATCGCCGGCCCCTTGGTCACCCTAGCCAAAACCGTGGAAAACCGATCAGGTGGCACCATCCCCGAAGTTCAGGTATTGGACCGGGGTGATGAGATCGGCGATCTAACACGGGCCATGCATGAAATGAGTCAACAAATTCGCGAATACATAGCCCAAGTGCAAAAATCGGAGGCCGAACTTCGCTCCTTAAATATTGACCTTTCGACCTCAGAATCCAAGTATCGAGGTATTGTCGACCATGCTCCTTTTGGGATTTTTACCGCCAAGCAAGGGAAAATTATTTTTTCCAATCGCCACAATTGGGTATTAGCCGGTCGTCAGCCTGACGACACCCCCGATCCGGAGGAGATTTGGGACGCCATTCATCCCGAAGATCGAGAGCAGGTGTTTCAGAAGTTCTCTGAGGCGTCGGCCAACCATGTGCCATTTGAAAGCGTGTATCGGTTTCTTCATCCGAACGGCACCATTCATAGAATTTTAAGTCGGGCAATTCCTATTCAGGATTCCGAAGGGCATGAATTGCTTTACCAGGGCTTCAATGTAGACATCACCGCTTTGGAAAACATGCGAGAAAAACTCAATCGTTCAGAAAAGTTGGCCACCCTCGGGCAGGTCGCGGCTGGCATTGCGCATGAAATCCGGAATCCCCTGGTTGGCATTGGATCCACCACCTCGTTACTCATGGACGACTTCTCCCCGAAGGACCCCCAGTACGAAGATCTTTCAACTATACTCAAAGAAACACGACGGCTTGATCGGATCGTGAACCAAATTGTTGAATATGCCAGGCCCCGCGAACTCAATCCCACGGCTTTTGACATGCCAGCGTTGGTGAAAGAAACCATGGAATTGATCGACACTTCAATCGCACAAAAACAGATTCACACAACCTTTGCCTTTGGGGCAGAACTCCACGATCTTGAGGCAGATCGCGATCAAATCAAACAGATCTTGCTAAATGCCTTCCAAAATGCCATAGATGCGCTCCCTCTCGATGGTACACTCCATGTAGAGGTGAAGGAAAACACTCGGGGAGGCATGAAGGGAACGGTGACAAATATCCAAGATAATGGCAAAGGCATTCCTCCAGAGGATCTCATCAAAATTTTTGATCCTTTTTTTACCTCGGGAAAAGAACGCGGCACGGGCTTGGGCCTCGCCATCTGCCGAAATATTATTGAGGCCCATGGTGGACAGATCCGCGCCACCAGCGAACTCGGGGTAGGCACGGTCCTTTCCATATGGCTTCCCCTCACTATTCAACCCCAAACCCCCATGGTCTCCTAA
- a CDS encoding GspE/PulE family protein — MVRERMGRLLLEAGCISDAQLEAALQVQRNTQARLGTILVQQGAISEDTLLTFLGQQYGLPVLHDPPPPPDPALAQLISCEWAQAHDLVPLKKIGNRLTIAMVNPGQVSVVDDLRFRTDCSILPIVAREADVRACLHALYGPSSQGQDSPGGLSTVGREEGFFHQESVSGGVSTSEDLSGQDSLLNQSHIMGLLERATSSLLDGQPALLGDAGVQDDSPIVDLVHTVIGSASQVGASDIHFEPLETTVRVRFRLDGVLQTQMTYPIRLRNAVISRLKILAKLDITERRLPQDGRLSVSLDDRKPVDVRLSILPSLHGETAVLRLLNRTGLTLDLPSLGMDDADLAKFLAALEQPDGMVVVTGPTGSGKTTTLYSALQVLNTPDVNIVTAEDPIEYHFTGITQVQIKEEIGLTFATVLRAFLRQDPDIMMVGEIRDWETAQMAVKAALTGHRVLSTLHTGDAVRTVTRLLDMGIEPFMVAASLRLIVAQRLVRRVCASCQQPEVIPVEQLVKIGFSANAARDVRPVRGQGCAVCHGTGYRGRIGLYEVLPVSDALQSLILQRASSDRLRQQAQEEGATSLRQSGLRKIKAGLTTMDEVVSATVLG; from the coding sequence ATGGTTCGCGAACGGATGGGCAGGTTGCTATTGGAGGCCGGATGCATTTCCGATGCCCAGTTGGAAGCTGCTCTTCAGGTCCAACGCAACACCCAAGCCCGACTCGGTACCATTCTCGTTCAGCAAGGGGCGATTTCTGAAGACACCCTCTTAACCTTCCTCGGGCAACAATACGGCTTGCCCGTGCTTCATGATCCTCCTCCGCCTCCTGACCCTGCTTTGGCCCAATTGATTTCTTGCGAATGGGCTCAGGCACATGACCTGGTTCCTCTAAAAAAAATTGGGAATCGTCTCACGATCGCGATGGTGAATCCAGGCCAGGTCAGTGTGGTGGATGATCTTCGATTTCGTACGGACTGTTCGATCCTTCCCATTGTGGCGCGTGAAGCTGATGTGCGCGCATGCCTTCACGCGTTGTATGGGCCCTCTAGCCAAGGACAGGACTCACCAGGCGGGCTTTCCACTGTTGGCAGAGAAGAAGGATTCTTTCATCAAGAAAGCGTTTCGGGTGGGGTATCCACTTCCGAAGATCTGTCGGGGCAGGATTCCTTATTGAATCAATCACACATAATGGGCTTGCTAGAGCGTGCCACATCCAGTTTGCTGGATGGCCAGCCGGCTTTACTCGGCGACGCTGGTGTTCAAGATGATTCGCCCATTGTGGATTTGGTCCATACGGTGATTGGCAGCGCGTCGCAAGTGGGTGCGAGTGACATTCATTTCGAACCGCTTGAGACGACGGTGCGCGTGCGGTTTCGTCTGGATGGCGTGTTGCAGACACAGATGACATATCCGATTCGTCTTCGAAACGCCGTGATTTCGCGATTAAAAATTTTGGCGAAGTTGGATATTACGGAACGCCGGCTTCCCCAAGATGGACGGTTGAGTGTGTCTTTGGATGATCGGAAGCCGGTGGATGTGCGGCTGTCGATTTTACCGAGTTTGCATGGCGAGACAGCCGTCTTGCGATTGCTGAATCGAACAGGATTGACGTTGGATCTTCCTTCCCTGGGAATGGATGATGCCGACTTGGCCAAGTTTCTGGCTGCGTTGGAGCAACCGGATGGGATGGTCGTTGTGACCGGGCCTACGGGTAGTGGCAAAACCACGACGCTGTATTCGGCCTTGCAAGTGCTCAACACTCCGGACGTGAACATCGTCACGGCGGAGGACCCGATTGAATACCATTTTACCGGCATTACTCAGGTACAGATAAAGGAAGAGATTGGGCTGACCTTTGCCACGGTGCTTCGCGCCTTTCTGCGGCAAGATCCCGATATCATGATGGTGGGGGAAATTCGAGATTGGGAAACCGCACAAATGGCAGTAAAAGCCGCATTGACCGGGCATCGTGTTTTATCCACGCTGCATACCGGCGATGCCGTTCGGACGGTTACTCGCTTATTGGACATGGGGATCGAGCCGTTTATGGTGGCGGCGTCGCTTCGATTGATTGTCGCGCAGCGACTGGTGCGTCGAGTCTGTGCCTCGTGTCAGCAACCAGAGGTGATTCCTGTTGAACAATTGGTGAAGATTGGATTTTCAGCAAACGCCGCGCGGGATGTGAGGCCGGTCCGTGGGCAGGGATGTGCCGTCTGTCATGGGACTGGATATCGGGGGCGGATCGGATTGTACGAAGTGCTTCCAGTTTCGGATGCTCTTCAATCACTCATTTTACAACGCGCGTCATCCGACCGTCTACGTCAGCAGGCTCAAGAGGAAGGCGCCACGTCGTTGCGCCAAAGCGGATTGCGAAAAATCAAGGCTGGGTTGACGACGATGGATGAAGTGGTGAGTGCGACGGTATTGGGGTAA
- the nhaD gene encoding sodium:proton antiporter NhaD, protein MAVFLGWPSLLLASEGAAPHLDLTNSTVGYLALGIFVLAYALVMAEEFTHLRKSKPVILAAGIIWVLVAAAYPGDDPHAVEQAVRHNILEYAELMLFLLAAMTYINAMEERLVFESLRSWLIRKGFTYRQLFWITGTLAFFISPVADNLTTALLMCAVVLAVGADNPRFVSLACINIVVAANAGGAFSPFGDITTLMVWQKGIVDFFTFFLLFIPSVVNYVIPAGIMHFAVPQVSPPPSDEVVEMKRGAFFIMVLFFLTICTAVSFHNFLHLPPMLGMMTGLGYLKMFGYYLQKTHHLYADPSTFSEEKYRQVLGDVVAFDVFREVARAEWDTLLFFYGVVLCVGGLGFLGYLAVVAQVMYIEVGPTFANTMVGILSAIVDNIPVMFAVLTMNPDMSQGQWLLVTLTAGVGGSMLSIGSAAGVALMGQARGKYTFFSHLKWTPAIALGYAASILVHMWINSSQF, encoded by the coding sequence TTGGCGGTCTTCTTGGGATGGCCCAGCCTGCTCTTAGCCTCGGAAGGTGCTGCCCCGCATCTGGACCTTACCAATTCCACCGTTGGTTATTTGGCGCTGGGAATTTTTGTCTTGGCCTATGCCTTGGTCATGGCCGAAGAATTTACCCACCTTCGCAAATCCAAACCGGTCATCTTAGCGGCGGGAATTATTTGGGTGTTGGTCGCGGCCGCATATCCCGGCGATGATCCTCACGCGGTTGAACAAGCGGTGCGTCACAATATTTTGGAATATGCCGAACTGATGTTGTTCCTGCTTGCCGCCATGACCTATATCAACGCGATGGAAGAGCGGCTGGTGTTTGAAAGCTTGCGGTCCTGGCTCATCCGAAAAGGTTTTACCTATCGACAATTGTTTTGGATAACGGGAACCTTGGCATTTTTTATTTCCCCGGTGGCAGATAACCTCACCACAGCCTTGCTCATGTGCGCGGTCGTGCTTGCGGTGGGTGCAGACAACCCTCGATTCGTGAGCTTAGCTTGTATCAATATTGTGGTGGCCGCCAATGCAGGCGGGGCCTTTAGCCCTTTTGGAGATATCACGACGTTGATGGTCTGGCAAAAGGGGATCGTGGACTTCTTCACATTTTTTCTGTTGTTTATTCCCTCGGTGGTCAATTATGTCATTCCGGCAGGGATCATGCACTTTGCCGTTCCTCAGGTCTCTCCGCCCCCTTCAGACGAAGTGGTGGAAATGAAGCGCGGGGCTTTTTTTATCATGGTCCTGTTTTTTCTGACCATTTGTACCGCTGTCAGTTTTCATAATTTTTTGCACCTTCCCCCCATGCTCGGAATGATGACGGGATTAGGGTACCTCAAAATGTTTGGGTATTACCTGCAAAAAACCCATCATCTTTATGCGGATCCATCGACATTTAGTGAGGAGAAATACCGTCAAGTACTCGGTGATGTTGTGGCCTTTGACGTGTTTCGCGAAGTCGCGAGGGCCGAATGGGATACCCTACTCTTTTTTTATGGTGTGGTCTTGTGCGTGGGCGGGCTGGGATTTCTTGGCTATCTCGCAGTCGTGGCCCAGGTGATGTACATCGAGGTGGGGCCGACCTTTGCCAATACGATGGTAGGAATCCTTTCAGCCATTGTCGATAATATTCCTGTCATGTTTGCCGTGCTCACGATGAATCCGGACATGTCTCAAGGGCAATGGCTGCTCGTGACGCTCACCGCTGGTGTCGGCGGAAGCATGCTTTCGATCGGATCAGCAGCCGGCGTCGCGCTCATGGGGCAAGCCCGAGGCAAATACACTTTCTTTAGTCACCTCAAATGGACTCCCGCAATCGCCCTCGGTTATGCTGCCAGCATCCTCGTCCATATGTGGATTAACTCCAGCCAGTTTTAA
- a CDS encoding sigma-54 dependent transcriptional regulator: MRATIFVTDDDDVVRASITRRLSRSSHEIRGFDSGESLLEALDHDIPDIILLDLKMTGMSGLETLKHIRPKAPETLVILLTAFGTVEDAVEAIKLGAYDFLIKSVDLSGVMPVIQRAVDYLTLRRRVSFESQDTANRFALDNLIAHSTSMKELVAQIQELASNTKTTVLLQGETGAGKEYIARILHHNGPRKNAPFVGVNCTAIPQELFESELFGYERGAFTGAAQRKPGLCEQAEGGTLFLDEIGDLNPTMQAKLLRVLQERSFKRLGGQEEIEVDFRLVAATNRDLRKEVKQGNFREDLFFRLNVVSLELPPLRNRVEDIFPLSQRFLCQHSTEIGKNITDIDQDARHLLEQYQYPGNIRELENIIERAVIFCHSSTLSIGDLPRELHEEPKKIISTSTQSEEQVLRLEMVLGKQTLAETEYAIIEEVMKLCGQNKSLAAQKLGLTRFALDRRLKKIIDESDD; the protein is encoded by the coding sequence ATGCGCGCAACTATTTTTGTGACAGACGATGATGATGTCGTCCGAGCATCGATCACTCGACGGTTATCCAGAAGTTCTCACGAAATTCGAGGATTTGATTCAGGGGAAAGCCTGCTGGAAGCCCTGGATCATGATATTCCGGATATTATTCTCCTTGACTTGAAAATGACGGGAATGAGTGGACTCGAAACCCTCAAACATATTCGCCCTAAAGCGCCTGAGACCTTGGTGATTCTTCTGACCGCCTTTGGCACCGTGGAAGATGCGGTGGAAGCCATCAAACTCGGAGCCTACGATTTTCTCATCAAAAGCGTCGATCTGTCCGGCGTCATGCCGGTGATTCAACGCGCGGTGGACTATTTGACCTTGCGTCGCCGTGTCTCCTTTGAATCGCAAGACACCGCGAATCGCTTTGCACTGGACAACCTTATCGCCCACAGCACAAGCATGAAAGAATTGGTGGCCCAGATTCAGGAATTGGCATCCAACACGAAAACCACCGTCTTGCTTCAGGGAGAAACCGGAGCGGGGAAGGAATACATCGCCCGCATTCTGCATCACAATGGGCCCCGAAAGAATGCCCCTTTTGTGGGTGTCAATTGCACCGCCATTCCCCAGGAACTCTTTGAAAGCGAATTATTTGGATATGAGCGTGGCGCGTTTACCGGCGCAGCCCAACGCAAACCGGGCTTGTGTGAACAAGCCGAAGGCGGCACGTTGTTTCTCGATGAAATTGGGGACTTAAACCCCACGATGCAGGCGAAGCTCCTTCGCGTCCTGCAAGAACGGTCCTTCAAACGACTCGGTGGACAGGAAGAAATCGAAGTGGATTTTCGTTTGGTGGCAGCGACCAATCGGGATTTGCGGAAAGAAGTCAAGCAGGGCAATTTCCGGGAAGATCTATTTTTTCGTTTAAACGTGGTCTCGCTGGAACTGCCCCCTCTTCGCAATCGCGTCGAAGATATTTTCCCTTTAAGCCAACGCTTTTTATGTCAACACAGCACGGAAATCGGAAAAAACATCACGGACATTGACCAAGATGCCCGGCATCTTCTTGAACAGTATCAGTACCCAGGAAACATTCGAGAGTTAGAAAATATCATTGAACGGGCGGTCATTTTTTGTCATAGCAGCACCTTATCGATTGGAGATCTTCCAAGGGAACTTCATGAGGAACCAAAAAAAATCATATCCACCTCCACACAATCTGAAGAACAGGTCCTTAGACTCGAGATGGTACTAGGGAAGCAAACTCTGGCAGAGACGGAATATGCCATTATTGAAGAAGTCATGAAGCTATGCGGGCAAAACAAAAGTTTAGCCGCGCAAAAACTCGGCTTGACTCGGTTTGCACTCGATCGTCGACTCAAAAAAATTATAGATGAGTCGGACGATTAA
- a CDS encoding SulP family inorganic anion transporter has translation MSMMELPFKNGLAGDRFRSLTINVRGDVLAGITVAMVVLPMALAFGVASGLGALAGIWSAVAAGLVAGPLSGSIWSVGGPTGPITLQVLSITQTHRLENGAPDVGFILTTVCLSGVILMVFGIGKMGQFIKFTPYSVISGFMTGLGVLYMLLQLNPFLGLPGASSISDALLEFPTLLARADPLAVMVGSLTLGIVIAWQKWSFVTWLPAPLVGLLVGTLTAYLSGWEIPKIGEIPAGSFHFSVPDVSLVEAAFVPAATLAGLCMFDSLLTCLIVDNLTGTHHDSDQELVGQGTANIFAGLMGGMGSATNTMPCVVNIHSGAKSRLAAIVMGLVMLSLVFGLGSLVESIPLAALAGILLKAGYDILDMRVLPVVRRLPKSDLLVFALVVVMTVFWNLLSAVVVGLAVAFFRFVKDMADRYKVDLDRRTADVQFEEDDLLFAMAREYAKQHRIEGVGLGESSGRIEQQVRERILIVRPHGPLFFGAIDWLNETVEHLADKDVLLIRAQWLDELDLSGAYALGDLIEAANTRGVEVLMAGMSPRSRQLLEELKELDRIKPDHLHERFSEALEHAVQIVQSTIVQNSSISTAQAG, from the coding sequence ATGTCCATGATGGAGTTACCGTTTAAAAACGGCCTAGCCGGAGATCGGTTTCGATCATTGACCATCAATGTTCGAGGCGATGTATTGGCAGGGATTACCGTGGCCATGGTGGTGTTGCCAATGGCCCTTGCCTTTGGCGTAGCCTCCGGGTTGGGTGCGTTGGCGGGCATTTGGTCTGCGGTGGCGGCAGGACTGGTCGCTGGACCCTTAAGTGGGTCGATCTGGTCGGTTGGGGGACCAACAGGTCCCATTACCTTGCAAGTTCTCTCCATTACCCAAACACATCGGTTAGAGAATGGGGCTCCCGACGTGGGGTTTATCCTGACGACGGTTTGCCTCTCAGGAGTAATCTTGATGGTGTTTGGGATTGGGAAAATGGGGCAGTTTATTAAATTTACACCCTATTCCGTGATTTCAGGGTTCATGACGGGATTGGGAGTCCTCTATATGCTCCTTCAGCTCAACCCCTTTTTGGGGTTACCCGGCGCCAGCAGTATCTCTGATGCGCTACTGGAGTTTCCTACACTCTTGGCTCGGGCCGATCCTCTTGCGGTGATGGTAGGGAGTCTGACATTAGGAATCGTGATTGCCTGGCAAAAATGGTCCTTCGTGACATGGTTGCCAGCGCCTTTAGTGGGCCTGCTCGTCGGCACGCTGACGGCTTACCTGTCTGGTTGGGAGATTCCCAAAATTGGGGAAATCCCAGCAGGGTCTTTCCATTTCTCCGTTCCCGATGTGTCGTTGGTTGAAGCAGCTTTTGTTCCTGCAGCCACGCTGGCGGGACTCTGTATGTTTGATAGCCTGTTAACGTGTTTGATTGTGGACAACTTGACAGGTACGCATCATGACAGTGATCAAGAATTGGTTGGACAAGGGACGGCCAATATTTTTGCGGGTCTCATGGGAGGAATGGGCAGTGCGACCAACACCATGCCCTGTGTGGTGAACATTCATAGCGGGGCAAAAAGTCGGTTGGCGGCCATCGTGATGGGATTGGTGATGCTGTCTCTTGTGTTTGGGTTAGGATCCCTGGTGGAATCCATTCCCTTAGCGGCGTTGGCAGGAATTCTTCTAAAAGCCGGGTATGACATTCTTGATATGCGCGTGTTGCCAGTGGTTCGTCGTCTTCCAAAGTCCGATTTGCTTGTATTCGCGTTGGTGGTGGTCATGACCGTTTTCTGGAATTTGTTATCGGCTGTCGTGGTGGGGCTGGCCGTGGCCTTTTTTCGGTTTGTCAAAGATATGGCCGATCGATACAAGGTGGATTTAGATCGCCGCACGGCTGATGTGCAATTTGAAGAAGATGATCTGTTGTTTGCAATGGCCAGAGAGTATGCCAAGCAACATCGTATCGAAGGGGTGGGATTAGGAGAATCCAGTGGGCGAATTGAGCAACAGGTGCGAGAACGGATTTTAATTGTTCGCCCTCATGGCCCACTTTTTTTTGGAGCCATAGACTGGTTGAATGAAACCGTCGAGCATTTAGCCGATAAAGATGTACTGTTGATTCGGGCGCAATGGTTGGATGAACTTGATCTTTCTGGTGCGTATGCCTTGGGCGATTTGATCGAAGCGGCCAATACCCGGGGAGTTGAAGTGTTGATGGCTGGGATGTCTCCTCGGTCGCGGCAATTGCTTGAGGAGTTGAAAGAGCTGGATCGGATAAAACCCGATCATTTGCATGAACGGTTTTCCGAAGCGCTGGAACATGCGGTGCAGATTGTACAATCCACCATTGTGCAGAATAGTTCCATTTCAACGGCCCAGGCAGGCTAA